Proteins found in one Arachis stenosperma cultivar V10309 chromosome 8, arast.V10309.gnm1.PFL2, whole genome shotgun sequence genomic segment:
- the LOC130944348 gene encoding metallocarboxypeptidase A-like protein ARB_03789 isoform X2, producing MLAMETIKAGNKGYGAEITVVTYSERKRETDERSKFRILLSFGQHGRELITTELALRILSILSGEQSLPNMDQASLNTTLDKLVIKVIPMENLNGRKLVEAGDLCERRNGRGVDLNRNWSVDWGKKEKDYDPYEENPGTAPFSEPEAQIMRKLAISFEPHVWINVHSGMEALFMPYDHKNTTLDGLPLKRMNSLLEEVNNLHFQKRCVVGSGGGSVGYFAHGTATDFMYDVVRVPMSFTFEIYGDVTASSRDCFKMFNPTDKTSYVRVLDEWSTTFFTIFKLGPLRLGDINSKAPAKLDKFVSIDEYLDGYLMERRNRYGKKMEVLDLGMQEIRTYFRLFLLSSVLLMFMFCSRISKSKSSRPVPAMPL from the exons CTTATTCGGAGCGAAAGAGAGAGACAGACGAGAGATCAAAGTTCCGCATACTTCTT AGTTTTGGGCAGCATGGAAGGGAGCTTATTACAACTGAACTTGCTTTAAGGATTTTGTCTATTCTAAGTGGAGAACAGTCACTACCTAACATGGATCAAGCTTCTTTGAACACTACACTTGACAAGCTTGTGATAAAG GTGATTCCGATGGAGAACTTGAATGGCCGAAAACTTGTAGAAGCTGGAGATCTCTGTGAGAGAAGAAATG GCAGAGGAGTTGATCTCAACCGGAATTGGAGTGTAGATTGGGGCAAAAAGGAGAAG GACTATGATCCTTATGAGGAGAATCCTGGAACTGCTCCATTTAGTGAGCCTGAAGCTCAAATTATGCGGAAACTTGCCATCTCGTTCGAACCACATGTGTGGATCAATGTGCACTCTGGAATGGAG GCTCTTTTTATGCCTTATGATCATAAAAATACAACACTTGATGGATTGCCGTTGAAGCGGATGAATTCATTGCTTGAAGAAGTAAACAATCTTCATTTTCAAAAGCGTTGCGTGGTTGGGTCGGGAGGCGGTTCTGTGGG GTATTTTGCACATGGGACAGCAACCGATTTCATGTATGATGTCGTGAGGGTTCCGATGTCATTCACCTTTGAG ATATATGGAGATGTAACAGCTTCATCAAGAGACTGTTTTAAAATGTTTAATCCTACTGACAAAACTAGCTATGTT agagttcttgatgaatggtctacaacattctttacaatttttaaaCTGGGGCCACTCCGACTTGGTGACATCAATTCAAAAGCGCCTGCCAAGTTGGATAAATTCGTATCAATAGATGAATATTTAGATGGTTATTTAATGGAAAGAAGAAATAGGTATGGGAAAAAGATGGAGGTTCTTGACCTTGGAATGCAAGAAATAAGAACATATTTTAGGCTCTTCTTATTGTCTTCAGTGTTGCTAATGTTCATGTTCTGTTCTAGAATTTCAAAAAGTAAGTCCAGTAGACCAGTTCCTGCTATGCCGCTCTAA